A stretch of Desulfurivibrio alkaliphilus AHT 2 DNA encodes these proteins:
- a CDS encoding DNA internalization-related competence protein ComEC/Rec2, which produces MAAPDPAGTHLHGRLILPALAFAAGIAAAHRLGLPPAAVALPSLAGLLLLLGGLLLRKGMLAWKPALPRPLPLFSGLLLLIFFTAGHQLAQPQLTLPTDPDHLYNLLPAQEQRDPAHLTADLSHDVVLVGVLQELPRQSGPRTRLVVAAEELHRPEATLPARGLVQLTLNGHPEQEIRPGERLLVRTRLGPVRAFTVPGAFDYRQFLAHRGIHLSGWVADPLQLAPVKEIAPEKLGHRLAYLPERLRTGAGQRLEHYLAGEDNLPVLRALLIGDRSGIAADTLEAFKAGGAMHLLAISGMHLGLIALLSMAALEWLLKRSPYLLQALHVRKAALLLALLPIVGYALITGLQPPAQRALIMTLVFIGAVLCNRQWCSLNNLALAGLIILALDPPALFGASFQLSFAATAGIIMLVPSLQDRYREATTPGRRLLFWVITSLLVSAVATLVTAPLAMHHFHRVSLLSPLTTLLATPLIFFWTLPLALIGLALSTFGQAGVLGWLAGILLTAASRGLDLTVTMTVWLAELPGSFFYFAPPSVAEFAAWGILLTTLALLRRHLLFPVTAATMVLLLLLLPVYHQWQRQQDTGSRVSFIEVGHGNATVVEMPGNRIILVDGGGPATLTTNVGEQLIAPFLRRQRIRRLESVVISHPHADHYNGIPFLLRHFRPQTLWVNGHTEGRRDYDALLKLAGELGVEIRVPEAGEILAAGENFSLINLSDFHRRPAATFEPPLEDRVNDQSLIISYRHQKFSLLLPGDISKGQERRLLAEMAAENPKTGHLLLAASHHGRATSMAPEFIAAVNPAFIAVSDDQRRTDYQRVAKWQQTGTTVLTTGRHGTITCDNRQEPVCAPALKR; this is translated from the coding sequence GTGGCCGCCCCTGACCCCGCCGGCACCCACCTGCATGGCCGCCTGATTCTGCCGGCCCTGGCTTTCGCCGCCGGCATAGCCGCTGCCCATCGCCTGGGCTTACCGCCAGCGGCCGTCGCCCTTCCCTCCCTCGCCGGCCTGCTGCTGTTGCTGGGAGGGTTGTTGCTGAGGAAGGGGATGCTTGCCTGGAAGCCGGCCCTGCCCCGGCCCCTTCCGCTTTTCTCCGGGCTGTTGCTGCTGATCTTCTTTACCGCCGGCCACCAGCTGGCCCAGCCCCAACTGACCCTGCCCACCGATCCCGATCACCTTTACAACCTGTTGCCGGCCCAGGAACAGCGCGACCCGGCCCACCTAACTGCGGACCTGTCCCATGATGTGGTGCTGGTGGGCGTTTTACAGGAGCTGCCGCGACAAAGCGGCCCCCGCACCAGGCTGGTCGTGGCGGCGGAAGAGTTGCACCGGCCGGAGGCAACTTTGCCCGCCCGGGGCCTGGTTCAACTTACCCTCAACGGTCATCCGGAGCAGGAGATCAGGCCTGGCGAGCGGCTGCTGGTCCGAACCCGGCTGGGGCCGGTGCGGGCCTTTACCGTCCCGGGGGCCTTTGATTACCGGCAGTTTTTAGCCCACCGCGGGATTCATCTAAGCGGCTGGGTGGCCGACCCCCTGCAACTGGCGCCAGTGAAGGAAATTGCCCCGGAAAAGCTGGGGCACCGACTGGCTTATCTGCCGGAACGGCTGCGTACCGGAGCCGGCCAGCGACTGGAGCATTATCTGGCGGGAGAAGATAATCTGCCGGTGCTCAGGGCCTTGCTCATCGGCGATCGCAGCGGCATCGCCGCCGACACCCTGGAGGCCTTCAAGGCCGGCGGCGCCATGCACCTGTTGGCCATTTCCGGCATGCACCTGGGGCTGATCGCCCTGCTCAGCATGGCCGCCCTGGAGTGGCTGCTCAAACGCTCCCCTTACCTGCTGCAAGCCCTGCATGTCCGCAAGGCCGCCCTGTTGCTGGCCTTACTCCCCATTGTCGGCTATGCCCTGATCACCGGCCTGCAACCGCCCGCCCAGCGGGCCCTGATCATGACGCTGGTGTTCATCGGCGCCGTGCTTTGCAATCGCCAATGGTGCAGCCTCAACAACCTGGCCCTGGCTGGGCTGATCATCCTGGCGCTGGACCCGCCGGCCCTGTTCGGCGCTTCTTTTCAGCTTTCCTTTGCCGCCACCGCCGGCATCATCATGCTGGTGCCATCCCTGCAGGATCGCTACCGGGAGGCAACCACCCCGGGCCGCCGACTGCTCTTCTGGGTCATAACCAGCCTGCTGGTCTCGGCGGTGGCCACCCTGGTCACCGCCCCGCTGGCCATGCACCATTTTCACCGGGTTTCGCTGCTCAGCCCGCTGACCACCCTGCTGGCCACCCCCTTAATCTTCTTCTGGACCCTGCCGCTGGCCCTTATCGGTCTGGCCCTGAGCACCTTCGGCCAAGCCGGCGTCTTGGGCTGGCTGGCCGGAATTCTGCTAACCGCCGCCAGCCGTGGCCTTGACCTTACCGTGACCATGACCGTCTGGCTGGCCGAACTGCCCGGCAGCTTTTTTTACTTTGCCCCGCCATCGGTGGCGGAGTTTGCCGCCTGGGGGATCTTACTGACCACCCTGGCCCTGCTACGCCGCCACCTGCTCTTCCCGGTAACGGCCGCCACGATGGTCCTGCTGCTGCTCCTGCTGCCCGTTTACCATCAATGGCAACGGCAGCAGGATACCGGCAGCCGGGTCAGTTTCATCGAGGTGGGCCACGGCAACGCCACCGTGGTCGAGATGCCGGGCAACCGTATCATTCTGGTGGATGGCGGCGGCCCGGCCACCCTGACCACCAACGTAGGAGAACAACTGATCGCCCCCTTTCTCCGGCGGCAACGCATCAGGCGCCTGGAGTCGGTGGTGATCAGCCACCCCCACGCCGACCATTACAATGGCATCCCTTTTCTCCTGCGCCACTTCCGGCCCCAAACGCTCTGGGTCAACGGCCATACGGAAGGCCGGCGGGATTATGATGCGTTACTGAAGCTGGCCGGGGAACTGGGGGTGGAAATCAGAGTTCCGGAGGCCGGAGAAATCCTGGCCGCCGGAGAAAATTTTTCTTTGATCAACCTCAGCGACTTTCACCGGCGGCCGGCCGCCACCTTTGAGCCGCCCCTGGAAGACCGGGTCAATGACCAGAGCCTGATCATCAGCTACCGTCACCAGAAATTTTCCCTGCTACTGCCGGGCGATATCAGCAAAGGCCAGGAACGGCGCCTGCTTGCCGAAATGGCCGCCGAAAACCCCAAAACCGGCCATCTGCTCTTGGCCGCCTCCCACCACGGCCGGGCCACCTCCATGGCCCCGGAGTTCATCGCGGCGGTAAACCCGGCCTTTATCGCGGTTTCCGACGACCAGCGCCGCACCGATTACCAAAGGGTGGCAAAATGGCAACAAACCGGCACCACCGTTCTCACCACCGGCCGCCACGGCACCATCACCTGCGACAACCGCCAGGAACCGGTTTGCGCCCCAGCCCTGAAAAGGTAA
- a CDS encoding type IV pilus twitching motility protein PilT gives MAQIDAFFKLMNDQGASDLHMVAGQQPVLRIRGDMEKVKYNVMENDALKSMLYEIVSEEKIKVFEETGDIDFGYEITGLARYRGNLFMQKNGIGAVFREIPSEILSCEQLGLPAVVSRLATLPKGLVLVTGPTGSGKSTTLAAIIDQANKTRKDHILTIEDPIEFVHKSHNCIVNHREVGLHTQSFSAALRGALREDPDIILVGEMRDLETIALAMEAAMTGHLVFGTLHTLNANKTVDRIIEIFPASQQAQVRSTLADALKAVVSQNLFKRIDKKGRCAALEILICTPAVRNLIREGKTYQIPSAMQTGKKFGMQTLDDAIMDVLQKGWISGEDAYVNAIEKSKFVQYLKTPPADFTDA, from the coding sequence ATGGCTCAGATCGATGCATTTTTTAAATTGATGAACGACCAGGGGGCTTCCGACCTTCACATGGTAGCGGGTCAGCAACCGGTACTGCGGATTCGCGGGGATATGGAGAAGGTTAAATATAATGTGATGGAAAACGATGCGCTAAAGTCGATGCTCTACGAGATCGTTTCGGAAGAAAAGATTAAGGTATTCGAGGAAACCGGCGATATCGATTTTGGTTACGAAATAACGGGGCTGGCCCGTTACCGGGGTAACCTTTTTATGCAAAAAAACGGGATCGGCGCTGTTTTTCGGGAGATCCCCAGTGAGATTCTAAGCTGTGAGCAGTTGGGGTTGCCGGCCGTGGTTTCTCGCCTGGCCACTCTGCCCAAGGGGCTGGTGCTGGTTACCGGTCCCACCGGCAGCGGTAAATCGACGACCCTGGCGGCCATTATTGATCAGGCCAATAAGACCCGCAAGGACCATATCCTTACCATCGAAGACCCCATAGAATTTGTGCACAAGAGCCACAATTGCATCGTCAACCACCGTGAGGTGGGCCTGCATACCCAGAGCTTTTCCGCCGCCCTGCGCGGTGCCCTGCGCGAGGATCCGGACATTATTCTGGTGGGCGAAATGCGGGATCTGGAAACCATCGCGCTGGCCATGGAGGCGGCCATGACCGGGCACCTGGTTTTTGGCACCCTGCACACCCTGAACGCCAACAAGACCGTGGATCGGATCATCGAAATTTTTCCTGCCAGTCAGCAGGCCCAGGTCCGTTCTACCCTGGCCGACGCGCTGAAAGCGGTGGTTTCCCAGAACCTCTTTAAACGCATCGATAAAAAAGGGCGCTGTGCCGCCCTGGAGATCCTGATCTGCACCCCGGCGGTGCGCAACCTGATCCGGGAAGGCAAGACCTACCAGATTCCCTCGGCCATGCAGACCGGCAAAAAATTCGGCATGCAAACCCTGGATGACGCCATTATGGATGTATTGCAAAAAGGCTGGATTTCCGGGGAAGATGCCTATGTCAACGCCATCGAGAAAAGCAAGTTCGTGCAGTACCTGAAAACCCCGCCGGCGGATTTCACCGACGCCTAG
- a CDS encoding PHP domain-containing protein yields MNWIDLHTHSTFSDGALTPSELVDLALQRGLQALALTDHDTVAGLPDFLAAATDKPIQLIGGIEISAWHKLGSLHILGYGLNHSDAALGRTLAELQQARHQRNLDILTRLNDLGIEIDYFDLQHQENGQVGRPHIARALVRKGVVNGFQEAFYRYLRRGSAAYVNSARIHALDAIRLISAAGGAPVLAHPAVNDAGLNHLPELLPELRRAGLAGLEIHYPAHNHKQHQQLLRLAAQHRLLVTGGTDFHEPMANGVPLGGNCRSGRTPYACYQELRDFLDLQEQNHTSLANPHPQNLSGEKA; encoded by the coding sequence ATGAACTGGATAGACCTGCATACCCATTCAACCTTCTCCGACGGGGCCCTAACCCCGTCTGAGCTTGTCGACCTCGCCCTGCAGCGCGGTCTGCAGGCCCTGGCCCTGACCGACCACGACACCGTGGCCGGCCTGCCGGACTTTCTTGCCGCCGCCACCGATAAGCCGATTCAACTGATAGGGGGGATCGAGATCAGCGCCTGGCACAAGCTTGGCTCACTGCACATTCTCGGCTACGGCCTGAACCACAGCGACGCCGCCCTGGGCCGGACCCTGGCGGAACTCCAGCAGGCCCGCCACCAGCGCAATCTGGACATCCTGACCAGGCTCAACGACCTGGGGATTGAGATCGACTATTTTGACCTGCAACACCAGGAAAACGGCCAGGTGGGCCGCCCCCATATCGCCCGGGCCCTGGTGCGCAAAGGAGTGGTGAACGGGTTTCAGGAGGCCTTTTACCGTTATCTCCGGCGGGGTTCGGCTGCTTACGTCAACAGTGCCCGCATCCATGCCCTGGATGCCATCCGGTTGATCAGCGCCGCCGGCGGGGCGCCGGTGCTGGCCCACCCGGCAGTCAATGATGCCGGCCTCAACCACCTGCCGGAACTGCTGCCGGAGTTGCGCCGGGCCGGGCTGGCGGGGCTGGAAATACATTATCCGGCCCACAACCACAAGCAGCACCAGCAGCTGCTGCGGCTGGCGGCTCAGCACCGCCTGCTGGTCACCGGCGGCACCGATTTCCACGAACCCATGGCCAACGGGGTGCCGCTGGGCGGCAACTGCCGCAGTGGTCGCACCCCGTACGCCTGTTATCAGGAGTTACGCGATTTTCTCGACCTGCAGGAGCAAAATCATACCTCTCTGGCCAACCCCCATCCTCAAAACTTGTCCGGGGAAAAAGCATGA
- a CDS encoding sigma-54-dependent transcriptional regulator has protein sequence MKTILVVDDEPNYLVILSELLRDEGYETFTAGSAEEGLEIARHTDLDLIITDMRMPGMDGLELLKTIKGINPSLPVIMITAFGEVDKAVAAMRAGAFNYLTKPFDNDELLVSIRKALEHYEVVRENTRLRAEISERTSYASMVGKSHRMREIYGLIEKVAPTPTSVLITGESGTGKELVARAVHSNSPRSQAPFISINCAGLPESLLESELFGHEKGAFTGAVALRKGRFELADGGTLFLDEVGEMPLSLQAKLLRVIQERAFERVGGSRTIRVEVRLIAATNKDLKEEVEAGNFREDLYYRLNVVHIHLPPLRERTDDIPALAHHFVAKFARELHRPGLQIMPETISFLSTLPWEGNIRELENTIERAAVLCSKELITPADVQPESSGDQPSIGWGDNLQLEQLIPPETPLPEIMNTIEKKMVAEALAKADHVQTRAADSLGITKSLLQYKMKKYGLQKK, from the coding sequence ATGAAGACCATTCTGGTCGTCGATGACGAACCCAACTACCTGGTAATCCTCTCTGAATTGCTGCGGGATGAGGGGTATGAAACCTTCACCGCGGGTAGCGCCGAAGAAGGGCTGGAGATCGCCCGGCACACCGATCTCGACCTGATTATCACCGACATGCGGATGCCAGGGATGGACGGCCTGGAGCTGTTAAAAACCATCAAGGGCATCAATCCGTCACTGCCGGTGATCATGATCACCGCCTTCGGGGAGGTGGACAAGGCAGTGGCCGCCATGCGGGCCGGAGCCTTCAATTACCTCACCAAACCCTTTGACAACGACGAACTGCTGGTGAGCATCCGCAAGGCCCTGGAACACTACGAGGTGGTCCGCGAAAACACCCGACTGCGAGCCGAGATCAGCGAGCGGACCTCTTATGCAAGCATGGTGGGCAAAAGTCATCGCATGCGGGAGATCTACGGCCTGATTGAAAAAGTAGCCCCCACCCCGACCTCGGTACTGATCACCGGGGAGTCCGGCACCGGCAAAGAGCTGGTGGCACGGGCGGTGCACAGCAACAGCCCGCGCAGCCAGGCCCCTTTTATCTCGATCAACTGTGCCGGCCTGCCGGAGAGTTTGTTGGAAAGCGAGCTTTTCGGGCATGAAAAAGGGGCCTTCACCGGCGCAGTGGCGCTGCGCAAAGGGCGCTTTGAACTGGCCGACGGGGGCACTTTGTTTTTGGATGAAGTGGGCGAGATGCCACTGAGCCTGCAGGCCAAGCTGTTACGGGTCATTCAGGAGCGAGCCTTTGAACGGGTCGGCGGCAGCCGCACCATCAGGGTAGAGGTGCGGCTCATTGCCGCCACCAACAAAGACCTGAAAGAAGAGGTTGAGGCCGGCAATTTTCGCGAAGACCTCTACTATCGCCTCAATGTGGTACATATCCACCTGCCCCCCCTGCGGGAAAGGACCGACGACATCCCCGCGCTGGCCCACCACTTCGTGGCCAAATTCGCCCGGGAACTGCATCGTCCCGGCCTGCAGATCATGCCGGAAACCATCAGCTTTCTAAGCACCCTGCCCTGGGAGGGCAATATCCGCGAGCTGGAAAACACCATTGAGCGAGCCGCCGTGCTTTGCAGCAAAGAGCTGATCACCCCGGCTGACGTGCAACCGGAAAGCAGCGGCGATCAGCCATCCATCGGCTGGGGTGACAACCTGCAGTTGGAGCAGCTCATCCCCCCCGAAACCCCTTTGCCGGAAATCATGAACACCATCGAGAAAAAGATGGTGGCCGAAGCCCTGGCCAAAGCCGACCATGTGCAGACCCGGGCGGCCGACAGCCTGGGGATTACCAAAAGCCTGCTGCAGTACAAAATGAAAAAATACGGGCTGCAGAAAAAGTAA
- a CDS encoding DUF948 domain-containing protein, translating to MTPLDIFLIFTAGSILILTAVLVPTLLQLKRTYKKAEETLQVLERELVPMSKKITAGAAEVELLAASCTAKLEETDEAIRAVRRAGDTLLLTSQALKDSVRPVISGVGGITAGLQMFARVLLGGKK from the coding sequence TTGACCCCTCTGGACATTTTCCTGATTTTCACCGCCGGGAGCATCCTGATTCTTACCGCCGTTTTAGTACCCACCCTGCTCCAGCTTAAGCGGACCTACAAAAAAGCCGAAGAAACCCTGCAGGTGCTGGAACGGGAACTGGTGCCGATGAGCAAAAAAATTACCGCCGGGGCAGCCGAAGTGGAACTGCTGGCGGCCTCCTGCACGGCCAAACTTGAAGAAACCGATGAGGCGATCAGGGCTGTCCGCCGGGCCGGCGACACCTTACTGCTGACCTCCCAGGCGCTGAAAGATTCGGTACGCCCGGTAATCAGCGGGGTCGGCGGCATTACCGCCGGGTTGCAAATGTTCGCCCGCGTACTTTTGGGCGGCAAAAAATGA
- a CDS encoding YtxH domain-containing protein: protein MSHHQENCSAGLTVISFLAGAVTGAAVALLLAPQSGRETREKLAGYSEELREKCRHFPDEVKEHAGSAVDRGKAMIEQGRELIERGNKLAGQGKDYLDQKRKTLSAAIEAGRQAMAEEKEALDRTLEEKE from the coding sequence ATGAGTCATCACCAAGAGAACTGCAGCGCCGGGTTAACCGTTATTTCTTTTCTGGCCGGGGCAGTCACCGGCGCCGCCGTGGCTCTGCTGCTCGCCCCCCAGTCCGGACGCGAAACCAGGGAGAAACTGGCCGGCTACAGCGAAGAACTACGGGAGAAATGCCGTCATTTTCCCGACGAGGTCAAGGAACATGCCGGTAGTGCGGTGGATCGGGGCAAGGCCATGATCGAACAGGGGCGTGAGCTCATCGAACGCGGCAATAAACTGGCCGGTCAGGGCAAGGACTATCTCGACCAGAAGCGAAAAACCCTGAGTGCCGCCATCGAAGCCGGTCGGCAAGCCATGGCTGAGGAGAAGGAAGCCCTGGATCGGACCCTGGAGGAAAAGGAATAG
- a CDS encoding NAD(+)/NADH kinase: protein MKLAKVGIIIKRDSAEPRRVGGEMADWLAARGVEVVIDHIAAGQDLLIVLGGDGTLLHVAAEASRHGIPVLGINFGGLGFLTEIAVEDRWAVLEKLLAEALPLEERMMLQVRLHGSEPGGPGYALNDVVVSKGAVDQMVELEAWVDGEYLATYRADGLIMASSTGSTAYNLSAGGPVVHPRLDAIVVTPICPFMLESRPVLLAGSCRLEVRIAARSRVAADGAGKLQVIADGRRYGELLPGDTLEVAAAAKKLRLMTSPWKSYFEILRGKLNWGGGR, encoded by the coding sequence ATGAAACTGGCTAAAGTCGGGATTATCATTAAGCGGGACAGCGCCGAGCCGCGGCGCGTCGGCGGTGAGATGGCGGACTGGCTTGCCGCCCGCGGCGTCGAGGTGGTCATCGATCATATTGCGGCCGGCCAGGACCTGCTCATCGTGCTGGGGGGGGACGGCACCCTGCTGCATGTGGCGGCCGAGGCCAGCCGCCACGGAATACCGGTGCTGGGCATCAACTTCGGCGGCCTGGGTTTTCTCACCGAGATAGCGGTGGAGGACCGGTGGGCGGTACTGGAAAAACTGCTGGCCGAGGCGTTGCCCCTGGAGGAGCGGATGATGTTACAAGTCCGCCTCCATGGCTCCGAACCCGGTGGGCCGGGCTATGCCCTTAATGACGTGGTGGTCAGCAAAGGGGCGGTGGATCAGATGGTGGAACTGGAGGCCTGGGTGGATGGCGAGTATCTGGCCACCTACCGGGCCGACGGCTTGATCATGGCCAGTTCCACCGGCTCCACCGCCTACAATCTCTCTGCCGGTGGGCCGGTGGTGCATCCGCGTCTTGATGCCATTGTGGTGACCCCGATCTGCCCTTTCATGCTGGAAAGCCGTCCGGTGCTGCTGGCCGGTTCCTGCCGCCTGGAGGTCAGGATAGCTGCGCGAAGCAGGGTGGCGGCCGACGGCGCCGGCAAACTCCAGGTTATCGCCGACGGCCGCCGTTACGGCGAATTGCTGCCGGGAGATACCCTGGAGGTTGCGGCGGCGGCAAAAAAACTGCGCCTGATGACCTCCCCCTGGAAAAGCTATTTTGAGATTCTGCGGGGCAAGCTCAACTGGGGCGGTGGCCGCTGA
- the proC gene encoding pyrroline-5-carboxylate reductase codes for MTEKRKKLGFIGGGQMGEALIKGVLAAGLYRSAELVVAEPSEPRRQLLADRYDVPVCQQSGPLWAGCDVLVLAVKPQVMGTVLAQAGPLAGERRQLLISIAAGVSTAFIEEALAPRSVPVVRVMPNTPALVLAGASALCPGRAAGEEDLKLAEGIFAAVGKTVILPETAMDAVTGLSGSGPAYVFTFLESLIDAGVKVGLSREVAAVLARQTIAGSLQLVEESRQSPAELRAMVTSPGGTTIAGLHALERGAFRALIMDAVEAATRRSRELGSN; via the coding sequence ATGACGGAAAAGCGAAAAAAACTTGGTTTTATCGGTGGCGGCCAGATGGGTGAGGCCCTGATCAAAGGGGTGCTGGCGGCTGGTTTGTACCGTTCCGCCGAGCTGGTGGTGGCGGAACCCAGCGAGCCGCGCCGGCAATTGCTGGCCGATCGCTACGATGTGCCGGTTTGTCAGCAATCCGGGCCTTTGTGGGCGGGGTGCGATGTGCTGGTGCTGGCCGTCAAGCCGCAGGTCATGGGCACGGTGCTGGCGCAGGCCGGTCCCTTGGCTGGCGAGCGTCGGCAACTGCTGATCTCTATAGCTGCCGGTGTTTCCACGGCCTTTATTGAAGAGGCGCTGGCTCCGCGCTCGGTGCCGGTAGTGCGGGTGATGCCCAATACGCCGGCGCTGGTGCTGGCCGGCGCCTCGGCCTTGTGCCCCGGTCGGGCTGCCGGTGAGGAGGATCTCAAGCTGGCGGAAGGAATTTTTGCCGCCGTGGGTAAAACGGTAATCCTGCCCGAAACCGCCATGGATGCGGTTACCGGTCTTAGCGGCAGCGGCCCGGCGTATGTTTTTACCTTTTTAGAGTCCCTGATTGATGCCGGGGTCAAGGTGGGGTTGAGCCGGGAAGTGGCCGCAGTGCTGGCTCGGCAGACCATCGCCGGGTCTTTGCAGTTGGTCGAGGAAAGCCGGCAGTCGCCCGCCGAACTGCGGGCCATGGTAACCTCGCCCGGCGGAACCACCATCGCCGGTCTGCATGCCTTGGAGCGCGGGGCTTTCCGCGCCCTGATCATGGATGCGGTGGAAGCCGCCACCCGCCGGTCCCGCGAACTGGGCAGCAACTGA
- the lpxC gene encoding UDP-3-O-acyl-N-acetylglucosamine deacetylase, translating to MDALQHTLKKSVSFAGIGLHSGKPVRMAIYPDEVNSGIRLLRSDLGQLEPTPAFMDRVVDTRLATTVETVGKASVSTVEHVLAALYGLGIDNAVIVVDGPEVPIMDGSAAPFVRVLRRVGRRRQQARRWMLKFNREVCFQDDQGRSVRIEPYSGFQVDCRIDFAHAEIGSQQFEIDLTPHNFATEIAGARTFGFFREVEQLRKNGLALGGSLDNAVVINDQGVMNSDGLRYADEFVRHKVLDLVGDLALLGFPLLGRVVAEKSGHGQHLGLMQAVSAHPEAWDIVALENGGEYRVLQQLAESTKAVGDRILPYLLPPSLALSPARG from the coding sequence ATGGATGCACTGCAACATACCCTGAAGAAAAGCGTCAGCTTTGCCGGGATCGGCTTGCACAGCGGTAAACCGGTGCGGATGGCGATCTACCCTGATGAAGTCAACAGCGGCATTCGTCTGCTGCGTTCCGATCTTGGTCAACTTGAGCCTACTCCGGCATTTATGGATCGGGTGGTAGATACCCGCCTGGCAACCACCGTTGAGACCGTGGGAAAGGCTTCGGTTTCCACGGTGGAGCACGTGTTGGCCGCGCTGTACGGCCTGGGTATTGATAACGCGGTAATCGTGGTGGACGGTCCGGAAGTGCCGATCATGGACGGTAGCGCCGCCCCCTTTGTCCGGGTGCTGCGCCGGGTTGGTCGCCGCCGGCAGCAGGCCCGGCGCTGGATGCTCAAGTTCAACCGGGAGGTGTGCTTCCAGGATGATCAGGGGCGTTCGGTGCGAATTGAGCCCTACAGTGGTTTTCAGGTAGACTGTCGGATTGATTTTGCCCATGCCGAGATCGGCAGCCAGCAATTTGAGATTGATCTCACCCCGCACAATTTCGCAACCGAGATCGCCGGTGCCAGAACATTTGGCTTTTTCCGTGAAGTAGAGCAGTTGCGGAAAAACGGCCTGGCCCTTGGCGGCTCCCTGGATAACGCCGTGGTAATCAATGACCAAGGGGTCATGAACAGCGACGGCCTGCGTTATGCCGATGAGTTTGTGCGACACAAGGTGCTTGACCTGGTTGGCGACCTGGCCCTGCTGGGCTTTCCGCTGCTGGGCCGGGTGGTGGCGGAGAAATCGGGGCACGGCCAGCATCTTGGCCTGATGCAGGCGGTTTCCGCCCATCCTGAAGCCTGGGATATCGTCGCCCTGGAAAACGGCGGCGAGTACCGGGTTCTGCAGCAACTGGCCGAGAGCACCAAAGCGGTGGGCGATCGGATTCTGCCCTATCTGTTGCCGCCCTCGCTGGCCTTAAGCCCCGCCCGCGGATAA
- the lpxK gene encoding tetraacyldisaccharide 4'-kinase, producing the protein MRLTLLFALGRPFAPLYAGLMRLRAWLYRRGWLGQEKMIVPVVSVGNLTLGGTGKTPLVLYLARLLKELGYRPAILSRGYGRVKKAGKRTVADGGRPLVVADGRRLLLGPEVAGDEPVLLARALPGVPVLVDACRAVSGRYGVDRLGVDSLILDDGFQHLALARDLNLALFSARNLPVGARVFPGGPLREPWSALARADGVVITGVTPAFSSQVESFIRFLNRRFPQLPCFTGAYRPLCLLAGDGVAPLALEEGKGKSWFGFAGIAQPESFRQTLLQEGFRLNGFRAYADHHRYTAADYRALVQMAAQQGADALITTEKDLVKLAPLQGQLPLLALRVGLVMEERFECFVRARLKVVKK; encoded by the coding sequence TTGCGTCTTACTCTATTGTTTGCCTTGGGGCGCCCCTTTGCCCCCCTGTATGCCGGGCTGATGCGTTTGCGGGCCTGGCTCTATCGGCGGGGTTGGCTGGGGCAGGAAAAAATGATCGTGCCGGTGGTTAGTGTGGGTAATCTAACCCTGGGAGGTACCGGCAAAACCCCGCTGGTGCTTTACCTGGCCCGCCTGCTTAAAGAGTTGGGTTACCGGCCGGCCATTTTGAGCCGTGGTTACGGCCGGGTCAAAAAGGCCGGCAAGAGAACCGTTGCCGATGGTGGCCGGCCTTTGGTGGTGGCCGATGGCCGCCGGCTGTTGCTGGGGCCGGAGGTGGCGGGGGATGAGCCGGTGCTGTTGGCCCGGGCACTTCCCGGGGTTCCGGTGCTGGTCGATGCGTGCCGGGCGGTAAGTGGCCGTTACGGGGTCGACAGGCTGGGGGTAGACAGCTTGATCCTGGATGACGGCTTCCAACATCTGGCCTTGGCCCGGGATCTGAACCTGGCCCTGTTCAGCGCCCGCAACCTCCCGGTGGGGGCCAGGGTTTTTCCGGGAGGACCATTGCGCGAACCCTGGTCGGCACTGGCGCGGGCCGATGGCGTGGTGATAACCGGGGTAACCCCGGCGTTCTCGTCGCAAGTAGAATCTTTTATCCGTTTTCTTAATCGCCGTTTTCCGCAGCTTCCCTGTTTCACCGGGGCCTATCGGCCGCTCTGCCTGTTGGCCGGTGACGGTGTCGCCCCTTTGGCCTTGGAAGAAGGTAAAGGTAAATCCTGGTTTGGTTTTGCCGGGATCGCCCAGCCGGAATCGTTTCGCCAGACCTTGTTGCAGGAGGGGTTTCGCTTAAACGGCTTTCGCGCTTATGCCGATCATCACCGTTACACGGCGGCGGATTACCGGGCGTTGGTGCAGATGGCCGCCCAGCAGGGGGCCGATGCCCTGATCACCACCGAAAAAGATTTGGTTAAGCTGGCCCCGCTGCAGGGGCAACTTCCCTTGCTGGCCTTGCGGGTGGGCCTGGTCATGGAAGAGCGCTTTGAGTGCTTTGTCCGCGCGCGACTGAAAGTTGTCAAGAAGTAG